Part of the Planctomycetia bacterium genome is shown below.
TATCTCCCTCCGCAGCGATCCGCTCACAGCGATCATGCTCTGCATGGTCACGTTTATCGCTACGTTGGTCGCCATCTACGCCGCGGGGTATATGCATGGCGATCCCGGCTACTGGCGGTTCTTCAGTTATGTCGCCTTGTTCGTCTTCTCGATGACGATGCTGGTGTCCGTCAGCAACTTTTTGTTGTTGTACGTATTCTGGGAAGCGGTCGGAGTGTGCAGCTATTTGCTGATTGGCTTCTGGTTCGAGAAGCCGGAAGCGGCCGCGGCCGGCAAGAAAGCGTTCCTGGTCAATCGCGTCGGCGACTTTGGTTTCGCGCTCGGCTTGTTCTTAATTTGGACCACCTACGGCACGCTGAATTACCACGACGCCGACGGCATCGCCGGCGTCTTCGGGCAGGCACGGCTGACGAATACCGCGGATCCTTACGTGGGCGGCGGTTTGGGACTAGCGATCTGCCTGCTGCTGATGCTGGGCGCGTGCGGCAAGAGCGCCCAGTTTCCGCTGCACGTCTGGTTGCCGGACGCGATGGAGGGTCCGACGCCGGTCAGCGCCCTCATTCACGCCGCCACGATGGTCACGGCCGGCGTTTATATGGTGACCCGTTGCACGCCGCTGTTCCTGGCTTCGCTGCAGGAGCCCTTTGACTACGGCGGCGTGGAGATTAGCGCGCCGACGATCGTGGCGATCATCGGCGGATTCACGGCGCTGTTGGCCGGCTTGATCGGGCTGACGCAGACCGATCTCAAACGCGTGCTGGCTTATTCGACGGTCAGCCAATTGGGCTACATGTTCCTTGGCCTCGGCGCGGCGACGTTAGCTGGCGTCACCTCTGGCATGTTCCATCTTTTCACTCACGCATTCTTCAAGGCCTTGCTGTTCCTGGGCGCGGGGAGCGTGATGCATTCGATGGGGCATGTCATCGACATGCGCTATTTCTCCGGGCTGCGCCGCATCATGCCGATCACGCATGTGACGTTCTTGATTGGCTCACTCGCGCTGGCCGGCATCATTCCCTTCGCCGGCTTCTATAGTAAAGACGCAATTCTCTCGGCCTTGCATGCTCGGACGGGCGAGGGCGGGACCGGTTTGATTTACAGCGTGCTCTACGTGACTGCGATCGTCACGGCCGGCATGACGGCGTTTTATACCTTTCGCGCGTTCTTCATGACGTTCTATGGCGAGGAACGCATCCCGCACGAAGCCGGGCATCACGCGCATGAGTCGCCCTGGCCGATGACGCTGCCGCTGGTGATCC
Proteins encoded:
- the nuoL gene encoding NADH-quinone oxidoreductase subunit L; the protein is MFDFLDVSTRMTLIPALPLAAALVTALLGRSFLREHSHWPTVVGLALSFIVSLSLLFEVRELAGQAHAPHETPARATVHPASFQQAEPAKPAVGVEIVHALWNWATIDGAIDTPSRALPANGDATLPAALPFKIDISLRSDPLTAIMLCMVTFIATLVAIYAAGYMHGDPGYWRFFSYVALFVFSMTMLVSVSNFLLLYVFWEAVGVCSYLLIGFWFEKPEAAAAGKKAFLVNRVGDFGFALGLFLIWTTYGTLNYHDADGIAGVFGQARLTNTADPYVGGGLGLAICLLLMLGACGKSAQFPLHVWLPDAMEGPTPVSALIHAATMVTAGVYMVTRCTPLFLASLQEPFDYGGVEISAPTIVAIIGGFTALLAGLIGLTQTDLKRVLAYSTVSQLGYMFLGLGAATLAGVTSGMFHLFTHAFFKALLFLGAGSVMHSMGHVIDMRYFSGLRRIMPITHVTFLIGSLALAGIIPFAGFYSKDAILSALHARTGEGGTGLIYSVLYVTAIVTAGMTAFYTFRAFFMTFYGEERIPHEAGHHAHESPWPMTLPLVILAIAAFGVGRWCEMDHWFAHLLEQTPSLAYISQKHLPIDLRGPFGQFNIEIAALSSLVALAGIALAAFLYLGDRREVDVISRLLRPFYNASLHKFWWDEIYTVLVVWPTKALAAVSYLFDRVIIDGLVNLCGYIPRKLGGVLRSLQTGLVQFYALAMAMALAVLLLTLIWPGT